The Solirubrobacter pauli sequence CGCGGGCCTCGTGGATCCGGACCGCGTTCAGCGGCTCCTCGGCGAGGTGGACGTAGAGCGGATGTCGGCGACTCATAACGACGCTCTAACGTAAGACCACCCGCCCGGGGTCTACGTCCGCTTCCCACCCTAGGATTTCGCCATGGAAATCGAGATCGGCCGAGGCAAGAAGGCGCGTCGCGCCTACGGCTTCGATGACGTCGCCATTGTCCCTTCGCGCAGGACGCGGGACCCCGATGACGTGGACATCACGTGGACTCTGGGGCCGTACCGCTTCGAGCTTCCTCTGCTCGCGTCCGCGATGGACGGCGTCGTATCGCCTGACAGCGCCGGCATCATCGGCAAGCTCGGCGGTCTCGCCGTCCTGAACCTCGAGGGCATCTGGACCCGCTACGAGGACGCCGACAACATCCTGGCCCGCATCGCGTCGCTGCCCAAGGAGCAGGCGACCCGTGAGATGCAGGACATCTACCAGGAGCCGGTCAAGGAAGAGCTGATCGTCCAGCGCATCAAGGAGATCAAGGCCCACGGCGTCGTCGCCTCGGCCTCGCTCACTCCTCAGCGCGTCGAGCAGTACTACGAGCTCTGCCTCGACGCCGGCCTGGACATCCTCGTGATCCAGGGCACGGTGATCTCGGCCGAGCACGTTTCCTCCTCGGGCCACGTGCTCAACCTCAAGGAGTTCGTCAAGGAGGTGCCGGTCCCGGTCGTCCTCGGCGGCTGCGCCTCGTACTCGACCGGCCTGCACCTGATGCGCGCCGGCGCGGCGGGCGTCCTCGTGGGCGTCGGCCCCGGCGCGGCGTGCACCACGCGCGGCGTGCTCGGCATCGGCGTCCCGCAGGCCACCGCCATCGCCGACGTGGCGGCCGCCCGCAACCAGCACATGCTGGAGACCGGCGACTACGTCCGCGTCATCGCCGACGGCGGCATGCGCACCGGCGGCGACGTCTCGAAGGCCATCGCCTGCGGCGCCGACGCGGTCATGGTCGGCTCCCCGCTCGCCCGTGCGTACGAGGCCCCCGGCCACGGCTTCCACTGGGGCATGGCGACCTTCCACCCGACGCTCCCCCGCGGCGCGCGTGTGAAGACGACGCAGAACGGCACGCTCGAGGAGATCATCTCCGGCCCGGCGCGCGAGAACGACGGCACGTTCAACCTCATGGGCGGCCTGCGCACCTCGATGGCCACCTGCGGCTACCAGGACATCGCCGAGTTCAACCGGGCCGAGCTGATGATCGCCCCGTCGCTGCAGACCGAGGGCAAGCAGCTCCAGCGCGACCAGGCGATCGGCATGGGCGTCCGCGGCGGGGATGTCGCGCTTGTCGCCGACTGAGGCCACGTCTCTAGGGCACGGCTCCTCGCTTCCGGCTGGCCAGCCGGTCGAGGAGCTCGCCCTCGAGCGCGAGGTCGCCACGGATGAAGTCGTCGTCCTCGACTACGGCGGACAGTACTCGCAGCTGATCGCGCGTCGCGTGCGCGAGCTGGGCGTGTTCTCGGAGCTGCTCCCGCACCATGTGGGGGTCGACGAGGTGCGCAAGCGCAAGCCGAAGGGCCTGATCCTGTCGGGTGGCCCCGCGTCCGTGTACGCGGAGGGCGCCCCGCGGCTGGATCCGGAGCTGCTCGAGCTCGGCATCCCCGTGCTCGGCATCTGCTACGGCATGCAGGCGCTCGTCCTGACGCTCGGCGGCAAGGTCGAAGGCGCGGAGGTCGGCGAGTTCGGCCGGTCCCAGCTGACCGTCGGCGAGCACGGCCGCCTGCTCGCGGGCACGCCGGACACGCAGGCGTGCTGGATGTCGCACCGGGACACGGTGTACGAGGCGCCCGAGGGCTTCACGGCGCTCGCGTCGTCCACGGAGTCGCCGGTCGCGGCGCTCGAGGACGTCGAACGCGGCCTCTACGGCATCCAGTTCCACCCGGAGGTCGTCCACACGCCCTACGGCCAGCACGTGCTGACGACGTTCCTCGAGGACATCGCCGGCGCGTCGCGCACGTGGTCGGCGGCGAACATCATCGACGAGCAGGTCGAGGCGATCCGCAAGCAGGTCGGCGACAGCAAGGTCATCTGCGGCCTCTCCGGCGGCGTGGACTCGTCCGTGGCCGCGCTGCTCGTGCACAAGGCGGTCGGTGACCAGCTCACGTGCGTGTTCGTGGACCACGGGATGATGCGCCAGGACGAGGGCGAGCAGGTCATCCGCGCGTTCCGCGACCAGTTCCACGTGCCGCTGGTGGCCGTGGACGCCGAAGAGCGCTTCCTGGAACGCCTGAAGGGCGTGTCGGAGCCCGAGGCCAAGCGCAAGGCGATCGGCGCCGAGTTCATCCGCGTGTTCGAGGAGGAGGCCGCCAAGATCGGCGACGCCAAGTTCCTCGTCCAGGGCACGCTGTACTCGGACGTGATCGAGTCGGGCGGCGGCACGGGCGCGGCGACGATCAAGTCGCACCACAACGTGGGCGGCCTGCCGGACGACATGGAGTTCCAGCTCGTCGAGCCGCTCCGGGCGCTGTTCAAGGACGAGGTGCGCGCCGTCGGCGCGGAGCTCGGCCTGCCCGAGAAGTTCGTCTGGCGCCAGCCGTTCCCCGGCCCGGGTCTCGCGATCCGCGTCGTCGGCGGCGAGGCCACCAAGGAGCGCCTGGACACGCTGCGGGCCGCGGACTTCATCCTCCAGGACGAGATCCGCAAGGCCGGCCTGTACCGCGAGCTGTGGCAGTCGTTCTGCGTGCTCCCGGACATCCGGACCGTCGGCGTGCAGGGCGACGAGCGCACCTACGGCTACGTCGTGGCCATCCGCGCGGTCACCTCGGACGACGCGATGACCGCCGACTGGGCGCGGCTCCCGTACGACCTGCTCGAGCAGATCGCGTCGCGGATGATCAACGAGATCCGCGAGGTCAACCGCGTCGTGCTCGACATCACGAGCAAGCCCCCCGGCACCATCGAGTGGGAGTAGACCCCGCAGACGACAAGCAGCCCGGGGACGAGCTCCTCGGGCTGAAGTCCCGTCTGATCATGGGCGCGATCTTCGCGTGCCTGTACATCGTGACGTTCCTGCCCCGCCAGGCCGACTTCCCGGCGATCCTGTCGGGCGTCCTCGGCGGGGCCGTCGTCTTCCTGCTCCTGCGGGAGGTCGACGAGCGACGCAAGCGGCGCCGGCGGCAGGGCATCGCGCCCTACCAGCGGCCTGTGCGCCGCAAGCACCGCCGCCGGGACTAGTCGCGCGTCAGCTGTTCGCGGCCCAGGACCGCAGCATCGCAAGCGGGTTGATCGGGGCCCCGCCCGCCTGCCAGCCCGGCGCGGTCCAGGCCTCGAAGTGCAGGTGGCATCCGGTCGCGACGCCCGTGTCGCCCACGTAGCCGATCGGCTGTCCGGTGAAGACGGTGGCGCCCGTGGCCACCAGCGGCACGTCGCGCAGGTGCATGTAGACGTAGTCCGTGTCCGTGCCGTGGTTGTCGATGACCACGTAGTTGCCCGCTCGCGCGTGCCAGCCGGCGAACTTGACCACGCCGCCGTGCGCGGCGACGAGCGGTGTGCCGCACGCGGCGAACACGTCGTGGCCCTGGTGCCCGCGACCACCGCCGAACGCGGCCGCGCCCGTGCCGAACGTCACCTTCCCCAGCACCGGGAACTGGTCACGCGCGAAGTCGAAGACGACCGGCGGCTGGGCGACGCCACCGACGGTGACGCGGAACTCGTACGTGCCGGTGCGCTGGACCTTGCCGTTGGCCATGCCGTCCCACGTCACCCGCTGCGGGACCTCGGGGGCGACCTGCGGGATGTCCCAGTGCGCGATCACGAGCCCGTCGGGCCGGCGCGCCAGGTCGATGCTGACGTCGGCGGGCGCCGCGCCGCGGACGACGTACGTGAGCGCGGCGGGCTGAGCGGCGCCGAAGAACGCGCGCGGGGCGCGCACGCCGAGCTCGAACGGCGCGGACGGGGGAGAGGGCTCGACCACGAGCGGCGCGACCGACGGCGCCGTCAGCGCGCCCTGGCGGTCCACGACCGCGATCGGTCCGGAGACCGCACCGAGCGGGACGCGCACGTCGGCCGACGTCGTGCGCCGGGTGACCGCCTCGGCGATCACGTCGTCGGCGTCACCCGCCGCGCCGAGGAAGACGATCTCGTCCGCCTGCTTGAGCGCCTTGCCGCGGACGCGCAGGAGCGAGCCGTAGCGCGACGTGCCCGCCGCCCCGCAGCGATCGACGCACTGGAGCGTCGCGACCGCGGCCGGGCTGGACGGCGCGGGGGCCGAGGAGACGGCCGGCGCCGACTGGGCCGTGGGCGCGGGCGCGGTCACCTGCGCGTGGGCAGCCGACGGCGCACAGAGACCCGCGAGCGCGACCAGGTATGCGGTTGTCCGCGTCTTGCCTCTCAACC is a genomic window containing:
- a CDS encoding GuaB3 family IMP dehydrogenase-related protein encodes the protein MEIEIGRGKKARRAYGFDDVAIVPSRRTRDPDDVDITWTLGPYRFELPLLASAMDGVVSPDSAGIIGKLGGLAVLNLEGIWTRYEDADNILARIASLPKEQATREMQDIYQEPVKEELIVQRIKEIKAHGVVASASLTPQRVEQYYELCLDAGLDILVIQGTVISAEHVSSSGHVLNLKEFVKEVPVPVVLGGCASYSTGLHLMRAGAAGVLVGVGPGAACTTRGVLGIGVPQATAIADVAAARNQHMLETGDYVRVIADGGMRTGGDVSKAIACGADAVMVGSPLARAYEAPGHGFHWGMATFHPTLPRGARVKTTQNGTLEEIISGPARENDGTFNLMGGLRTSMATCGYQDIAEFNRAELMIAPSLQTEGKQLQRDQAIGMGVRGGDVALVAD
- the guaA gene encoding glutamine-hydrolyzing GMP synthase; translation: MSPTEATSLGHGSSLPAGQPVEELALEREVATDEVVVLDYGGQYSQLIARRVRELGVFSELLPHHVGVDEVRKRKPKGLILSGGPASVYAEGAPRLDPELLELGIPVLGICYGMQALVLTLGGKVEGAEVGEFGRSQLTVGEHGRLLAGTPDTQACWMSHRDTVYEAPEGFTALASSTESPVAALEDVERGLYGIQFHPEVVHTPYGQHVLTTFLEDIAGASRTWSAANIIDEQVEAIRKQVGDSKVICGLSGGVDSSVAALLVHKAVGDQLTCVFVDHGMMRQDEGEQVIRAFRDQFHVPLVAVDAEERFLERLKGVSEPEAKRKAIGAEFIRVFEEEAAKIGDAKFLVQGTLYSDVIESGGGTGAATIKSHHNVGGLPDDMEFQLVEPLRALFKDEVRAVGAELGLPEKFVWRQPFPGPGLAIRVVGGEATKERLDTLRAADFILQDEIRKAGLYRELWQSFCVLPDIRTVGVQGDERTYGYVVAIRAVTSDDAMTADWARLPYDLLEQIASRMINEIREVNRVVLDITSKPPGTIEWE
- a CDS encoding M23 family metallopeptidase, translating into MTAPAPTAQSAPAVSSAPAPSSPAAVATLQCVDRCGAAGTSRYGSLLRVRGKALKQADEIVFLGAAGDADDVIAEAVTRRTTSADVRVPLGAVSGPIAVVDRQGALTAPSVAPLVVEPSPPSAPFELGVRAPRAFFGAAQPAALTYVVRGAAPADVSIDLARRPDGLVIAHWDIPQVAPEVPQRVTWDGMANGKVQRTGTYEFRVTVGGVAQPPVVFDFARDQFPVLGKVTFGTGAAAFGGGRGHQGHDVFAACGTPLVAAHGGVVKFAGWHARAGNYVVIDNHGTDTDYVYMHLRDVPLVATGATVFTGQPIGYVGDTGVATGCHLHFEAWTAPGWQAGGAPINPLAMLRSWAANS